A genomic region of Erythrobacter sp. SCSIO 43205 contains the following coding sequences:
- a CDS encoding type II toxin-antitoxin system HicB family antitoxin yields the protein MSDASFASLGPTLLARKGGAKPAMRPQVVPYPGMMSANEDQLEDLGWNDMGEGSDADEASASKPKRSAKKKSKGQRKAAAKASKPERRAAFTLRLDPDRHLKLRLAATMKGKSAQVLVTEALDQMLGEIADLDALARRMRPKAVRKG from the coding sequence ATGTCCGACGCCAGCTTCGCCTCGCTTGGACCCACTCTGCTCGCTCGCAAGGGCGGGGCAAAGCCTGCCATGCGCCCGCAAGTTGTGCCCTATCCCGGTATGATGTCCGCCAATGAAGACCAGCTTGAAGATCTGGGCTGGAACGACATGGGAGAGGGAAGCGATGCAGATGAGGCGAGCGCGAGCAAGCCGAAGCGCAGCGCCAAGAAAAAATCCAAAGGTCAAAGGAAAGCAGCCGCCAAAGCCAGCAAGCCTGAACGCCGCGCCGCTTTCACCTTGCGCCTTGACCCGGACCGTCACCTCAAACTGCGCCTTGCTGCCACGATGAAGGGCAAAAGCGCGCAAGTGCTGGTGACTGAGGCGCTTGACCAGATGCTCGGCGAAATTGCCGATCTCGATGCCCTTGCCCGGCGCATGAGGCCCAAAGCGGTCAGGAAGGGCTGA
- a CDS encoding ParA family protein produces the protein MRVLALASQKGGSGKTTLSGHLAVQAQRAGAGPVVLIDIDPQGSLADWWNEREAEYPAFAQTTVSRLANDLAILRQQGFKLAVIDTPPAITMAIQSVISVAELIVVPTRPSPHDLRAVGATVDLCERAGKPLVFVVNAATPKAKITSEAAVALSQHGTVAPITLHHRTDFAASMIDGRTVMEVEPDGRSSAEITALWKYISDRLEKNFRRTVFASPGAGPQVQPNGVQRPAGGFGRRVAQ, from the coding sequence TTGCGCGTACTCGCATTGGCATCGCAGAAAGGCGGATCAGGCAAGACAACCTTGTCCGGGCATCTGGCCGTCCAGGCTCAGCGCGCAGGCGCAGGTCCGGTCGTGCTGATCGATATTGACCCACAAGGCTCGCTTGCCGACTGGTGGAATGAACGCGAGGCGGAATATCCCGCCTTTGCCCAAACCACCGTTTCGCGTCTCGCCAACGATCTGGCCATTTTGCGCCAGCAAGGGTTCAAACTCGCGGTCATCGATACACCGCCCGCTATCACCATGGCGATCCAGTCGGTGATCTCTGTCGCAGAACTGATCGTTGTACCTACCCGGCCCAGCCCGCACGATCTGCGCGCTGTGGGCGCGACGGTCGACCTGTGCGAGCGCGCTGGCAAGCCGCTGGTGTTTGTCGTCAATGCCGCAACGCCTAAGGCGAAGATCACATCCGAAGCTGCTGTTGCCCTGTCACAGCACGGCACCGTTGCTCCGATCACCCTTCACCACCGCACCGATTTTGCCGCCTCCATGATTGATGGCCGCACGGTGATGGAAGTCGAGCCTGATGGTCGCAGCTCTGCTGAGATCACTGCGCTTTGGAAATACATTTCGGACCGTCTGGAAAAGAACTTCCGCCGCACGGTCTTTGCCTCACCCGGTGCTGGTCCACAGGTCCAGCCCAATGGCGTCCAACGTCCAGCTGGTGGCTTTGGCCGCCGCGTGGCGCAGTAA
- a CDS encoding SPOR domain-containing protein, whose amino-acid sequence MAHFNHTGPTRLRIFAGASALAAAVIAVPAAADVKQGVDAWSAGNYTQAVSEWQLPAENGDADALFNLAQAYRLGRGVPADINRARALYEQAAQRGHVKAADNFGLLLFQQGEQAKAMPLIKDASDRGDPRAQYVLGLAHFNADYADKDWVRAYALLTLANGKGLPQAATALQQMDQYVPMAQRQQAQSLARQLEQEAAQRRSAELAAIDLGQPAPATPSSIPAVASARASAPAPTPQPVFVEQAPQRAAPAQASYTPAPAPLPAPASSTPSATRTGKWRVQLGAFGVSSNADRLWAKLQSNPALSGTSKALVPGGNVTRLQAVGFYSRAEAQRACDALKRQGQGCLVKQP is encoded by the coding sequence ATGGCTCATTTTAATCACACAGGACCGACCCGGCTTCGCATTTTTGCAGGCGCGAGCGCTCTTGCAGCTGCTGTCATCGCAGTGCCTGCTGCTGCCGATGTCAAACAAGGGGTCGATGCGTGGTCGGCTGGCAATTACACTCAGGCGGTGAGCGAATGGCAATTGCCCGCCGAAAATGGTGATGCCGATGCTTTGTTTAACCTTGCGCAGGCCTATCGCCTTGGCCGCGGTGTTCCTGCCGACATCAACCGTGCTCGTGCCCTGTATGAGCAAGCCGCACAGCGCGGCCATGTGAAGGCAGCGGATAATTTCGGCCTTTTGCTGTTTCAGCAAGGCGAGCAGGCAAAGGCCATGCCCTTGATCAAGGACGCATCAGATCGCGGCGACCCGCGCGCGCAATATGTACTGGGCCTGGCGCATTTCAACGCAGACTATGCGGACAAGGACTGGGTGCGCGCTTATGCGCTTTTGACTCTGGCGAATGGCAAAGGTTTGCCTCAGGCCGCCACCGCGCTTCAACAAATGGACCAATATGTGCCCATGGCGCAGCGCCAGCAGGCGCAATCGCTTGCGCGCCAGCTCGAACAAGAAGCAGCCCAGCGTCGCAGCGCGGAACTGGCAGCGATTGATCTGGGGCAACCAGCGCCAGCCACGCCATCTTCCATTCCGGCGGTGGCATCCGCACGAGCATCCGCACCAGCACCCACACCGCAACCCGTCTTTGTTGAGCAAGCCCCTCAACGCGCTGCGCCTGCTCAAGCCTCCTACACTCCGGCTCCCGCTCCGCTTCCTGCACCCGCATCGTCAACGCCTTCAGCGACGCGCACGGGGAAATGGCGCGTGCAATTGGGGGCCTTTGGCGTATCGAGCAACGCAGACCGCCTGTGGGCTAAGCTGCAATCGAACCCGGCGCTTTCCGGTACTAGCAAAGCGCTTGTCCCCGGCGGCAATGTGACCCGTCTGCAAGCGGTGGGTTTCTACAGCCGCGCCGAGGCACAGCGCGCCTGTGACGCTCTCAAGCGCCAAGGCCAAGGATGCCTCGTAAAGCAGCCGTAA
- a CDS encoding DUF418 domain-containing protein, whose translation MSSAQGPSAGPVTAKDRIETLDFVRGIAVMGILVANIVAFGQPFSAYTYPSAWIGGSGDPDGWLWIAQFVLIDGKMRVLFTLLFGAGVYLFMERAWGRGQTRWLQAWRLLILLAIGLIHFFFLWQGDILALYGMCGLGVLPLLKLSLKRMMGIGVTAYVVGALILGAIMAPLGFMADSPARGEAGMVEFQDALATGKAQTLEKDAALSKLKLEGSYGEIVAHKLSENTFDPFINAWLIVFECIPMMLIGMALYRMGFFSGGVPPSDLKKWGWIGLLIGALGNLAIALYVQGAGFSYYSTISAFFGLSPFPRAIMALGIAALLVAYSPAWSGWLAVRIRAAGRAAFTNYLGTSVVMVFLMHGWALGLYGELSRPELYLVVLACWAVMLAWSKPWLERYRYGPLEWLWRCLTYRQVFPLKR comes from the coding sequence ATGTCATCGGCGCAAGGGCCATCAGCGGGACCAGTAACCGCCAAAGACCGGATCGAAACGCTCGATTTTGTGCGCGGGATTGCCGTGATGGGCATTCTTGTGGCGAATATCGTCGCCTTTGGTCAGCCGTTTAGCGCCTATACCTATCCCAGCGCATGGATTGGCGGATCCGGTGATCCGGACGGCTGGTTATGGATTGCGCAATTCGTTCTCATTGATGGCAAGATGCGCGTGCTCTTCACTCTCTTGTTCGGTGCGGGCGTCTATCTGTTTATGGAGCGCGCTTGGGGGCGAGGGCAGACGCGCTGGCTTCAGGCGTGGCGATTGCTTATCCTGCTTGCCATTGGCCTTATTCATTTCTTCTTCCTGTGGCAGGGCGATATTCTGGCTCTTTATGGGATGTGCGGGCTGGGAGTGCTTCCTTTGCTCAAATTGTCACTCAAACGCATGATGGGCATTGGCGTGACCGCCTATGTTGTCGGCGCGCTTATTCTGGGCGCGATCATGGCGCCGCTTGGCTTTATGGCGGATAGCCCGGCGAGAGGCGAGGCCGGCATGGTGGAGTTCCAAGACGCGCTGGCCACGGGTAAGGCGCAAACGCTTGAAAAAGATGCAGCGCTAAGCAAGCTCAAGCTTGAGGGAAGCTATGGCGAAATCGTCGCGCACAAGCTTTCTGAAAACACCTTTGATCCCTTCATCAATGCGTGGCTCATCGTCTTTGAGTGCATTCCGATGATGCTGATCGGGATGGCGCTGTATCGGATGGGATTTTTCAGCGGCGGCGTGCCACCAAGCGACCTTAAGAAATGGGGCTGGATTGGATTGCTCATTGGCGCCTTGGGTAATCTCGCCATCGCTTTATATGTGCAAGGCGCAGGCTTTAGCTATTACAGCACGATTTCGGCGTTCTTTGGCCTCTCACCATTTCCGCGCGCGATCATGGCGCTTGGCATTGCCGCGCTTTTGGTTGCCTATTCACCAGCATGGAGCGGCTGGCTTGCTGTCCGGATAAGGGCAGCGGGGCGCGCGGCTTTTACCAATTACCTTGGCACATCGGTGGTAATGGTATTCCTGATGCACGGCTGGGCACTTGGTCTTTATGGCGAGCTTTCTAGGCCTGAGCTTTATCTTGTCGTGCTGGCCTGCTGGGCGGTGATGCTCGCCTGGTCAAAGCCTTGGCTCGAACGCTATCGTTATGGCCCGCTGGAGTGGCTGTGGCGATGCCTGACCTATCGGCAGGTTTTCCCGCTCAAGCGATAA
- a CDS encoding bacterioferritin-associated ferredoxin, translating into MYTCICNAIRETDLRAAAVQSGGDAETVYATLGKRPNCGQCLEKAQKLIEEERALIASLDPQAKRCKEVAL; encoded by the coding sequence ATGTACACTTGCATCTGCAACGCCATTCGCGAAACCGACCTTCGGGCCGCCGCCGTTCAATCGGGTGGCGATGCGGAAACGGTCTATGCGACGCTTGGAAAGCGCCCGAATTGCGGACAGTGCCTTGAGAAGGCTCAAAAATTGATCGAGGAAGAGCGCGCGCTTATCGCCAGTCTCGATCCGCAAGCCAAGCGCTGCAAAGAAGTCGCATTATAA
- the bfr gene encoding bacterioferritin, which produces MKGDPKVIEFLNKALTNELTAINQYWLHYRVLADWGVTKLAEYERHESIEEMQHADRLAERILFLNGLPNFQAIHNLKVGEDVKEILEADLALEMEAIPLLRDAAEYAKSVRDYTSEQIFEDILANEEEHVDFLETQFDMIEKMGIQNYVQLQSHPAGEGETKAGTN; this is translated from the coding sequence ATGAAGGGCGATCCCAAAGTCATCGAATTCCTGAACAAGGCGCTCACCAATGAGCTGACCGCGATCAATCAATACTGGCTGCACTACCGCGTGCTTGCCGATTGGGGCGTCACCAAACTGGCTGAATATGAACGGCACGAGAGCATCGAAGAGATGCAGCACGCCGACCGCCTCGCCGAACGCATCCTGTTTCTCAACGGCCTTCCCAACTTTCAGGCGATCCACAATCTGAAGGTTGGCGAGGATGTGAAGGAAATTCTCGAAGCTGACCTTGCGCTCGAGATGGAGGCCATCCCGCTCCTTCGCGACGCGGCGGAATATGCCAAGAGCGTGCGTGACTACACCTCGGAGCAGATATTCGAAGACATTCTTGCCAACGAAGAAGAACACGTCGATTTTCTGGAAACCCAATTCGATATGATCGAGAAAATGGGCATCCAGAATTACGTCCAGTTGCAAAGCCACCCCGCGGGAGAGGGCGAAACAAAAGCCGGGACGAATTAA
- a CDS encoding DUF2721 domain-containing protein, whose product MMFELLTASVASEILARTADTPRVLRAVELSLAPAFLLVGIGSIMNVMMARIIWIAGRIERLADSDKDNDDIAHASEVEWLRKRRRLVRVAIKFSTAAAVVISFVIAILFVSAYIEPRIGTVVAVLWVVTVALLITGLIYFFRETLLAADGPKIDARP is encoded by the coding sequence ATGATGTTCGAGCTTCTCACCGCCAGCGTTGCCAGCGAAATCCTCGCCCGGACAGCGGACACACCGCGCGTCCTTCGCGCCGTCGAGCTTAGCTTGGCGCCCGCTTTCCTTCTGGTTGGCATTGGCAGCATTATGAATGTGATGATGGCGCGCATCATCTGGATCGCGGGGCGGATTGAACGCCTTGCCGATAGCGACAAGGACAACGATGACATCGCTCACGCGAGCGAAGTCGAATGGCTGCGCAAACGCCGCCGTCTGGTGCGCGTGGCGATCAAATTCTCGACCGCTGCAGCCGTGGTCATCAGCTTCGTCATCGCGATCCTGTTTGTCTCGGCCTATATCGAGCCCAGGATCGGGACGGTTGTCGCGGTTTTATGGGTAGTGACGGTGGCGCTTTTGATCACAGGGTTGATCTATTTCTTCCGCGAAACGCTGCTTGCAGCAGACGGGCCGAAGATAGACGCGCGACCCTAA
- the der gene encoding ribosome biogenesis GTPase Der, producing MKPVEKPTVIIIGRPNVGKSTLFNRLVGKKLALVDDQPGVTRDRRMGDAEIAGLQFTVVDTAGWEDEDELSLPGRMRKQTEASLEGADAAMFVVDARAGLTPLDNEIARYLREHDVPIVLVANKAEGKSGEAGVLESYELGFGEPVAVSAEHGEGIADLFGGLWPIIGEKADAAEAAANAPRDEEYEDEENAPLGPLKLAIVGRPNAGKSTLINRLLGEDRLLTGPEAGITRDSIAIDWEWTDPKTGDTREIRLIDTAGMRKKRNVTEKLEKLSVADARRAVDFAEVVVLLLDATQGLEHQDLKIAALALEEGRALMVAINKWDVAENASSLFNGIKAALHDGLAQVRGLPVFSVSAKTGKGLDTMLGAAFTLRDSWSKRVPTAALNRWFDDALAANPPPAPGGRRIKLRYITQAGTRPPRFVVFGSRLDDLPKSYERYLINGIRSKLGFEAVPVRVTLKSPKNPYNANRGGGGNYSSGNKKS from the coding sequence ATGAAACCCGTCGAAAAACCCACTGTCATCATTATCGGACGCCCCAATGTGGGGAAGAGCACGCTGTTCAATCGGCTAGTGGGCAAGAAACTTGCGCTGGTCGATGACCAACCCGGCGTGACCCGCGACCGGCGGATGGGCGATGCGGAGATTGCGGGCTTGCAGTTTACCGTGGTCGATACCGCCGGATGGGAGGATGAGGACGAGCTTTCGCTGCCCGGCCGGATGCGCAAACAAACCGAGGCGAGCCTTGAGGGTGCAGATGCGGCGATGTTCGTAGTGGACGCGCGCGCAGGCCTGACCCCACTCGACAATGAAATTGCGCGCTACCTTCGCGAACATGACGTGCCGATCGTACTGGTCGCCAATAAGGCCGAAGGCAAATCGGGCGAAGCGGGCGTTTTGGAAAGCTATGAACTCGGCTTTGGCGAGCCTGTCGCCGTCTCAGCTGAACATGGCGAAGGGATTGCCGATCTTTTCGGCGGGCTCTGGCCTATCATTGGCGAGAAGGCCGACGCAGCAGAAGCCGCAGCCAATGCGCCGCGCGATGAAGAATACGAGGACGAAGAAAATGCGCCGCTTGGGCCATTGAAGCTCGCCATCGTAGGTCGCCCCAATGCTGGCAAATCGACACTGATCAACCGCCTACTGGGCGAAGATCGGCTTTTGACAGGGCCAGAAGCCGGGATCACCCGCGATTCCATCGCCATCGATTGGGAATGGACTGACCCGAAAACAGGCGACACGCGCGAAATTCGCCTCATAGACACCGCAGGGATGCGTAAAAAACGCAATGTGACGGAAAAGCTGGAAAAGCTATCTGTCGCAGACGCCCGGCGCGCGGTGGACTTTGCCGAGGTGGTCGTGCTGCTGCTTGATGCGACACAGGGGCTTGAACACCAAGACCTCAAAATCGCGGCGCTTGCTCTGGAAGAGGGCCGCGCGCTTATGGTTGCGATCAACAAATGGGATGTGGCCGAAAACGCCTCATCGCTCTTTAACGGGATCAAAGCCGCGCTGCACGATGGTCTGGCACAGGTTCGCGGCCTTCCGGTGTTCTCAGTGAGCGCCAAGACCGGCAAAGGGCTCGATACGATGCTTGGTGCGGCGTTTACCTTGCGCGATAGCTGGTCGAAGCGCGTGCCCACTGCGGCGCTCAACCGTTGGTTCGACGATGCGCTCGCCGCCAATCCGCCGCCTGCGCCCGGTGGCCGCCGGATCAAACTGCGCTACATCACGCAGGCTGGCACCCGCCCTCCCCGCTTTGTGGTCTTCGGGAGCCGCCTTGATGACCTTCCCAAGAGTTATGAGCGTTATTTGATCAACGGCATCCGCTCTAAGCTGGGCTTTGAAGCCGTACCGGTGCGTGTGACGCTCAAAAGCCCTAAGAACCCCTACAATGCCAATCGCGGTGGAGGCGGAAACTACTCCAGCGGCAATAAGAAATCATGA
- a CDS encoding CHAP domain-containing protein, translated as MNCHLKPFVAAGIALASVSLVSAPAPLAAQSSSYLQCVPYARELSGVDIYGDARTWWDQADGKYARGRRPQEGAVMVFKPHRNMRLGHVAYVSKIVDSRKVLLTHANWSEINGRRGQIERSVPAIDVSPNNDWSEVRVWYHPIQGLGRTHWPLHGFIYADEMSQPQPAMPRVRGPVRVQPSREFVNAFARFSR; from the coding sequence ATGAATTGCCACCTTAAACCTTTTGTCGCTGCCGGAATTGCTCTGGCGAGTGTTTCACTTGTGTCGGCCCCCGCCCCATTGGCGGCGCAGAGTTCCTCTTATCTGCAATGTGTGCCTTATGCCCGCGAGCTTTCGGGCGTGGACATCTATGGCGATGCGCGCACATGGTGGGATCAGGCCGATGGCAAATATGCGCGCGGTCGCCGCCCTCAGGAGGGCGCTGTGATGGTGTTCAAACCGCATCGCAATATGCGCCTTGGCCATGTCGCCTATGTCAGCAAAATCGTCGATTCGCGCAAAGTGCTGCTCACCCATGCCAATTGGTCAGAGATCAACGGACGGCGCGGGCAGATTGAACGAAGCGTTCCGGCAATCGACGTATCGCCCAACAATGACTGGAGCGAAGTGCGCGTCTGGTATCACCCGATCCAAGGGTTGGGCCGCACGCATTGGCCGCTGCACGGCTTCATCTATGCAGACGAGATGTCCCAGCCACAGCCCGCCATGCCGCGCGTTCGCGGACCTGTCCGTGTACAGCCGAGCCGTGAGTTCGTGAATGCCTTTGCCCGGTTCAGCCGTTAG
- a CDS encoding DUF3297 family protein: MSDQTNPADVPPDHLSVNPSNPAFDAEVLQRGVGIRFKDRVRTDIEEYSISEGWVRVQAGKTVDRRGQPLTLKLNGPVEAWFEDLGDNPPVAKKG; the protein is encoded by the coding sequence ATGAGTGACCAAACAAATCCAGCGGACGTTCCGCCCGACCATTTGTCGGTAAATCCAAGCAACCCCGCCTTCGACGCCGAGGTGCTTCAACGCGGCGTTGGCATTCGGTTCAAAGACCGCGTGCGCACCGATATTGAGGAATACTCGATCTCAGAAGGCTGGGTTCGGGTACAGGCCGGCAAGACGGTGGACCGTCGTGGCCAACCGCTTACCTTGAAGCTGAACGGCCCGGTCGAAGCATGGTTCGAAGACCTCGGTGACAATCCGCCGGTTGCCAAGAAGGGCTAG
- the tig gene encoding trigger factor: MAIKQTTNEGLKRGYEITLTAAEIAAKIEAEIKKIAPQVKMPGFRPGKVPANLVKKMHGEQIHGQTVNDMIRESVDGLIADENLRPAMQPAVSLGEGYEEGKDAVITVELEVLPEVEAPSTEGLKLEKLTVPVSDEALEEAIANIAGSNKSYKDAAKTKKAAEGNQLIIDFVGKLDGEEFEGGKAEDAPLVIGSGAFIPGFEEQLVGVKTGDEKTITVTFPEDYQAEHLAGKEATFDVTVKAVKVETETKIDDEFAKNLGLDSLDKLKEIMTGQLEQQTAGLTRTQMKRQLLDQLAAGHDFEVPSQMVEAEFEQIWAQLQQEAAKEEDPEAAIKEIEAEKDDYKAIAERRVRLGLLLSEIGQANNVEVTAQEMQMLIQQAAQQYRQEDRERFVQYIQQDPMAAAQLRAPLYEDKVVDFLFDKAEVTEREVTLEELQAAIEADEEAEAEKAKKAPAKKKAPAKKAAAKKAPAKKTAAKSDEKEEAKKAPAKKPAAKKAPAKKAPAKKPAAKKAPAKKAADKK; encoded by the coding sequence ATGGCAATTAAGCAGACCACTAACGAAGGCCTCAAGCGCGGTTACGAGATCACGCTCACCGCCGCTGAAATCGCCGCGAAGATCGAAGCTGAGATCAAAAAGATCGCGCCGCAGGTGAAGATGCCAGGCTTCCGCCCCGGCAAAGTGCCAGCGAATCTCGTCAAGAAAATGCACGGTGAGCAAATCCACGGCCAAACGGTCAATGATATGATTCGCGAATCGGTCGATGGCCTCATTGCTGATGAAAACCTGCGTCCAGCCATGCAGCCAGCGGTTTCGCTTGGCGAGGGCTATGAAGAAGGCAAGGATGCCGTCATCACGGTTGAGCTTGAAGTGCTTCCAGAGGTTGAAGCACCAAGCACTGAAGGCCTCAAGCTTGAAAAGCTGACCGTTCCAGTCAGCGACGAAGCGCTTGAAGAGGCGATTGCCAACATTGCGGGCTCGAACAAGAGTTATAAGGATGCCGCCAAGACCAAAAAGGCGGCTGAAGGCAACCAGCTGATCATCGACTTTGTCGGTAAGCTTGATGGTGAAGAGTTTGAAGGCGGCAAAGCTGAAGATGCACCACTGGTGATCGGTTCCGGCGCATTCATTCCCGGTTTTGAAGAGCAGCTTGTTGGCGTGAAGACAGGTGATGAGAAAACCATCACTGTGACCTTCCCCGAAGATTATCAGGCCGAACATCTCGCCGGTAAAGAGGCGACTTTTGACGTGACGGTTAAGGCTGTGAAGGTCGAAACCGAAACCAAGATCGACGACGAGTTCGCCAAGAACCTCGGCCTCGACAGCCTCGATAAGCTCAAAGAAATCATGACGGGTCAGCTTGAACAGCAGACCGCAGGGCTCACCCGCACTCAAATGAAGCGCCAGTTGCTCGATCAACTTGCCGCTGGTCACGACTTTGAAGTGCCAAGCCAGATGGTAGAGGCCGAGTTCGAACAAATCTGGGCTCAGCTGCAACAAGAAGCGGCCAAGGAAGAAGATCCCGAAGCAGCGATCAAAGAGATCGAAGCTGAAAAGGACGATTACAAGGCGATCGCAGAGCGCCGCGTGCGTTTGGGCCTTCTCCTTTCCGAAATCGGTCAGGCGAACAATGTCGAAGTGACCGCGCAGGAAATGCAAATGCTGATCCAGCAGGCGGCACAGCAATATCGCCAGGAAGATCGTGAGCGTTTCGTTCAGTACATTCAGCAAGACCCAATGGCCGCCGCTCAACTGCGTGCACCGCTTTATGAAGACAAGGTCGTCGACTTCCTCTTCGACAAGGCCGAAGTGACCGAGCGCGAAGTGACGCTTGAAGAGCTTCAGGCTGCGATTGAAGCGGACGAAGAGGCTGAGGCTGAAAAGGCTAAGAAAGCCCCTGCCAAGAAGAAGGCTCCGGCCAAGAAAGCGGCTGCGAAAAAGGCTCCTGCCAAGAAGACAGCAGCCAAGTCTGACGAGAAGGAAGAGGCGAAGAAAGCCCCCGCCAAGAAGCCAGCTGCTAAGAAAGCACCCGCAAAGAAGGCACCGGCCAAAAAGCCAGCGGCTAAAAAGGCTCCTGCTAAGAAAGCCGCTGATAAGAAGTAA
- a CDS encoding amidase: MKSRSSLLLAASIAAIALPSTPLTAKSEPLRKPAPTIEITPQRIDLPPGVEPATTMAEGRAVGQIYRIVTLDGGPDGINSVIALAPDITRQVRQLQRRGLPLDARTVLVKDNIETRELPTTAGSLALKDNMTGRDAPLIANLRAAGGVVLGKTNLSEWANIRSDDSTSGWSAIGGLTRNPHAIDRNSCGSSSGSGAAVAAGFAWAAIGTETNGSITCPASINGVVGFKPSVGIVSRTHVVPISSTQDTAGPMAKTVHDAALLLTAIAGEDEADAATLEAVRVSDYTAGLADFSLKGVRIGVMRSQIGNDARVARVFETALADLEAAGAELVDIEFEMNEEIWDASFTVLMYELRKEMGKYLASIPEIDGADTPRSLADLIAFNRSSEAEMRWFDQGLFELAETTTDRKAYEEARAKALRIAGEETLDHLLATHNVQFLTAPTRGPAWMSDLVLGDQFNGSIGFGTPAAVAGYPHLTVPMGEVERLPVGISFFGAKWADHEVLKVGAAYERARSAELPTPSFKRWSAED, from the coding sequence ATGAAATCACGCAGTTCCCTGCTACTCGCTGCAAGCATTGCGGCCATCGCTCTACCGTCGACACCGCTGACCGCGAAATCAGAACCATTACGCAAGCCTGCGCCAACGATAGAGATCACGCCGCAGCGCATTGACTTGCCACCGGGGGTGGAGCCCGCGACCACTATGGCGGAAGGGCGCGCGGTCGGACAAATCTACCGTATTGTCACGCTTGACGGCGGGCCGGACGGTATCAATTCGGTCATCGCGCTGGCACCCGATATCACAAGACAGGTCCGCCAATTGCAGCGGCGCGGATTGCCACTCGATGCACGCACGGTTTTGGTGAAGGACAATATCGAAACGCGCGAATTGCCCACCACCGCCGGCAGCCTTGCGCTAAAGGACAATATGACCGGCCGCGATGCACCTTTGATCGCAAATCTGCGCGCTGCAGGCGGTGTTGTGCTGGGCAAGACGAACCTTAGCGAATGGGCCAACATCCGCTCCGATGATTCCACCAGCGGGTGGAGCGCGATTGGCGGCCTCACTCGCAATCCTCACGCTATCGACCGCAATTCTTGCGGTTCTTCGTCAGGAAGCGGCGCGGCAGTTGCGGCCGGCTTTGCCTGGGCCGCGATTGGGACGGAGACAAATGGCTCAATCACCTGCCCTGCGAGCATAAATGGAGTGGTCGGTTTCAAGCCCAGCGTTGGCATCGTCAGCAGAACCCATGTGGTGCCGATTTCTTCGACGCAGGATACCGCCGGCCCCATGGCCAAGACAGTGCACGACGCTGCCCTTCTGCTAACCGCGATTGCAGGAGAGGACGAGGCCGATGCCGCCACTTTGGAGGCGGTTCGGGTCAGCGACTACACCGCAGGGCTTGCCGATTTTTCGCTTAAAGGCGTGCGGATCGGAGTGATGCGCAGTCAGATCGGCAATGATGCGCGGGTCGCACGCGTGTTTGAAACGGCGCTGGCCGACCTTGAGGCAGCGGGCGCGGAGCTGGTCGATATTGAGTTCGAGATGAACGAGGAAATTTGGGACGCGAGCTTTACCGTGCTGATGTACGAACTGCGCAAAGAGATGGGCAAATACTTGGCCTCCATCCCGGAGATTGACGGGGCAGACACACCACGAAGCCTCGCTGACCTCATCGCCTTTAACAGAAGCAGCGAGGCGGAAATGCGCTGGTTTGATCAAGGCCTGTTCGAGCTTGCTGAAACAACCACCGACCGCAAAGCTTACGAGGAAGCGCGCGCCAAGGCCCTACGAATTGCAGGGGAAGAGACGCTTGATCACTTATTGGCGACGCACAATGTGCAGTTCCTCACCGCTCCTACAAGAGGCCCTGCGTGGATGAGCGACCTCGTGCTGGGCGATCAATTCAACGGCTCAATCGGCTTTGGAACGCCCGCAGCGGTCGCGGGCTATCCGCATTTGACCGTGCCAATGGGTGAGGTTGAGCGTCTGCCAGTCGGGATCAGCTTTTTCGGCGCGAAATGGGCTGATCATGAGGTGTTGAAGGTGGGCGCGGCTTACGAGCGGGCGCGCAGCGCTGAGCTGCCTACCCCAAGCTTCAAGCGTTGGTCAGCCGAAGACTGA